One window of the Ureibacillus sp. FSL W7-1570 genome contains the following:
- the eno gene encoding phosphopyruvate hydratase — protein sequence MPFITQVYAREVLDSRGNPTVEVEVFTESGAFGRAIVPSGASTGEYEAVELRDGDKSRFLGKGVLKAVENVNTIIADALEGNYSVLDQVEIDNALIELDGTENKGKLGANAILGVSLACAHAAANYLDIPLYQYLGGVNAKQLPVPMMNILNGGAHADNNVDIQEFMIMPVGAESFRHALRMGAEIFHNLKEVLKEKGYNTAVGDEGGFAPNLKSNEEAIQVILEAIERAGYKPGEEVRLALDVASSELYNKEDGKYHLAGEGVVKTSEEMVDWYEELTSKYPIISIEDGLDENDWEGHKLLTERIGHRVQLVGDDLFVTNTKRLARGIEQGVGNAILIKVNQIGTLTETLDAIEMAKRAGYTAIISHRSGESEDSTIADIAVATNAGQIKTGAPSRTDRVAKYNQLLRIEDQLGSTAQYLGIKSFYNLK from the coding sequence ATGCCATTTATTACACAAGTATATGCACGCGAAGTATTGGACTCTCGCGGTAACCCAACAGTAGAAGTGGAAGTTTTCACTGAATCCGGTGCCTTTGGACGGGCCATCGTTCCATCCGGTGCATCCACTGGTGAATATGAAGCAGTGGAATTGCGCGATGGCGACAAATCCCGCTTCTTAGGCAAAGGGGTACTGAAAGCGGTAGAAAACGTCAATACCATCATTGCGGATGCATTGGAAGGCAACTATTCCGTGTTGGATCAAGTGGAAATCGATAACGCATTGATTGAACTTGACGGCACTGAAAATAAAGGCAAGCTTGGCGCCAACGCGATTTTAGGCGTTTCCCTTGCTTGCGCACATGCTGCAGCAAATTACTTGGATATTCCTTTATATCAATATCTTGGCGGCGTAAACGCAAAACAATTGCCTGTTCCAATGATGAACATTTTAAACGGCGGTGCACATGCGGATAACAACGTGGACATCCAAGAATTCATGATCATGCCGGTAGGAGCAGAATCTTTCCGTCATGCATTGCGCATGGGGGCAGAAATCTTCCATAATTTAAAAGAGGTATTGAAAGAAAAAGGCTACAACACAGCTGTAGGTGACGAAGGTGGTTTCGCGCCAAACTTAAAATCCAATGAAGAAGCGATCCAAGTGATTTTGGAAGCGATCGAACGCGCTGGATACAAACCAGGCGAAGAAGTGCGGCTTGCATTGGACGTTGCATCTTCTGAACTATATAACAAAGAAGATGGCAAATATCATCTTGCTGGTGAAGGCGTAGTAAAAACTTCTGAAGAAATGGTGGATTGGTACGAAGAATTAACTTCCAAATACCCAATCATTTCTATTGAAGACGGCTTGGATGAAAACGACTGGGAAGGCCATAAATTATTGACTGAGCGCATCGGCCATCGCGTGCAGCTTGTAGGTGACGACTTGTTCGTAACAAATACAAAACGACTTGCCCGCGGTATCGAACAAGGTGTAGGCAATGCCATCTTAATTAAAGTGAACCAAATCGGTACATTAACTGAAACTCTTGATGCGATTGAAATGGCAAAACGCGCCGGCTACACAGCCATCATTTCCCACCGCTCCGGCGAATCTGAAGACTCAACAATTGCGGATATTGCCGTAGCCACAAACGCTGGCCAAATCAAAACAGGCGCTCCTTCCCGCACAGACCGCGTCGCAAAATACAACCAATTATTGCGCATTGAAGACCAACTCGGCTCAACTGCTCAATATCTTGGAATTAAGTCTTTCTATAATTTGAAATAA
- the gpmI gene encoding 2,3-bisphosphoglycerate-independent phosphoglycerate mutase produces MPRKPVALIILDGFALRDETFGNAVAQSKKPNFDRYWETYPHATLTACGEAVGLPEGQMGNSEVGHLNIGAGRIVYQSLTRINKSIREGQFFENEKLLAAMEHVKKHGSKLHIMGLLSDGGVHSHYNHLFALLKMAKENGLDEVYVHGFLDGRDVGPKTALGYIEETEKQMKEIGVGKFASIHGRYYAMDRDKRWNRVELSYKALVDGEGKTAPNAKAGVEESYSNDVTDEFVIPFVIMEDGQPVATIDTNDAVIHFNFRPDRAIQLSMVFTNDKFDAFTLSDKHPQNLKFVTFTEYSDEVFADVVFENEDLVNTVGEVISKHGLTQLRIAETEKYPHVTYFMSGGREEKFPGEERILIASPKVATYDLKPEMSAYEVTDALLAELEADKFDAIILNFANPDMVGHSGMLEPTIKAIEAVDECLGRVVDKILELGGAAIITADHGNSDEVLTLEGKPMTAHTTNPVPVIVTKQGITLRENGILADLAPTMLKLLNIEQPEEMTGQPLF; encoded by the coding sequence ATGCCTAGAAAGCCAGTTGCGTTAATCATTTTAGACGGCTTTGCATTACGTGATGAAACCTTTGGAAATGCAGTAGCACAAAGTAAAAAACCGAATTTTGACCGTTATTGGGAAACCTATCCTCATGCGACACTCACTGCCTGTGGGGAAGCGGTCGGTCTTCCGGAAGGTCAAATGGGGAACTCTGAAGTAGGACATTTGAATATCGGTGCAGGACGCATTGTTTATCAAAGTTTGACACGAATCAATAAATCCATTCGTGAAGGACAATTTTTTGAAAACGAAAAATTGTTGGCGGCAATGGAGCATGTTAAGAAACACGGCTCCAAACTCCACATTATGGGATTATTATCTGACGGTGGGGTACATAGTCACTATAATCACTTATTTGCATTGTTGAAAATGGCGAAAGAAAACGGGCTTGACGAAGTGTATGTCCATGGATTTTTGGATGGACGCGACGTAGGTCCAAAAACAGCCCTTGGATATATCGAAGAAACAGAAAAACAAATGAAGGAAATCGGCGTAGGAAAATTCGCTTCCATTCATGGACGTTACTATGCAATGGACCGCGACAAACGTTGGAATCGGGTGGAACTCTCCTACAAAGCATTGGTGGATGGAGAAGGCAAAACGGCTCCAAACGCAAAAGCGGGTGTGGAAGAATCCTACAGCAACGATGTAACCGATGAATTCGTGATTCCATTTGTCATCATGGAAGATGGACAGCCGGTGGCAACGATCGACACAAACGATGCGGTGATTCATTTCAACTTCCGTCCGGACCGGGCAATCCAGCTTTCCATGGTATTTACAAACGATAAATTTGATGCATTTACTTTATCCGATAAACACCCTCAAAACTTAAAATTCGTCACATTTACCGAATACAGCGATGAAGTATTTGCAGATGTGGTGTTTGAAAATGAAGATTTAGTGAATACAGTGGGGGAAGTGATCTCCAAACACGGCTTGACGCAACTCCGCATTGCGGAAACCGAAAAATATCCGCATGTGACGTATTTCATGAGCGGCGGCCGTGAAGAGAAATTCCCTGGCGAAGAAAGAATTTTGATTGCATCACCAAAAGTGGCCACTTATGACTTGAAACCGGAAATGAGCGCTTATGAAGTGACAGATGCGCTACTTGCAGAATTGGAAGCCGATAAATTCGATGCGATCATTTTAAACTTCGCCAATCCGGATATGGTGGGCCACAGCGGCATGCTTGAGCCGACAATCAAAGCGATTGAAGCGGTGGATGAATGCTTGGGCCGTGTTGTGGATAAAATTTTGGAACTTGGCGGAGCGGCCATCATCACAGCAGACCATGGCAATTCCGATGAAGTGCTGACTTTGGAAGGCAAACCAATGACGGCCCATACAACAAATCCAGTGCCGGTCATAGTGACAAAACAAGGAATTACATTGAGAGAAAATGGAATTTTAGCTGATTTGGCACCAACCATGTTAAAATTATTAAATATTGAACAGCCTGAAGAAATGACAGGACAACCACTATTCTAA